In the Nitrospinota bacterium genome, TTAAGCTATATTTACATAAAATTACACAACATTGAATTTTTTTCTACACATGTAATGTCCTCTGATTCCATAAGGGGTCTTCTTACCCGTGGTTGACTTTGTAGATATTTATTCGATAATACCTGTTTTTCTGAAGTCATTAATCATTTGTTGCCATTGCTAAGATAAGATATGCCCGAGCTTTTTATAGAAATTGGATCTGAGGAAATTCCTGCTGGTTATGTTCAGCCAGCCCTTGAATATATGGGGGAAGAATTAGCGTCTTTTTTTGGTCGCAACCGGATTAAGGCCGAGGCACCTCAGATTATGGGTACTCCAAGGAGGCTGGTTGTATCCGTAACAGGAGTGGACCCCTTGCAGGAAGACTCCGTGGATATTTTTCATGGTCCCAATGTTTCTGTTGCCTTCGATGAAAAAGGTGAACCGACCAAAGCGGCCATCGGGTTTGCCCGGGGTAAAGGTCTGGATGTCTCAGATTTAACCCGCGAGACCACTTCTAAAGGAGAAGTTGTCTGTGCCCGTGTCGAGAAAAAAGGTCGCCCAACCCGGGAACATCTCAACGAATTCCTGCCTCAATTTATTGGCAACATTCCTTTCCCAAAAAAAATGCGTTGGGCCAGCAAAGCAAGTCCTTTTGCACGTCCTTTGCATTGGATAACAGCATTGTTTGATGAAAAGCCCTTGCAATTCAGTTTTGATGGTATTGAGAGTGGTGATTTATCGCTGGGCCACAGGTTTTTGAAACCCGGTCAGTTTAAGGTGAGTAACTTATCCTCCTACATTGAGCAAAGTGCTAACCATTTTTTGATGGTCGATCCTGAATTAAGGAAACAAAAAATCCTTGAGCAGGTTCAAAACCTTGCAGAGAAAGCAGGAGGACTGGTGGAAAATGATCCGGATTTATTGGATAGCGTTAATTTTCTTGTGGAGTATCCGGTAGCAATCCGGGGAGATTTTGATTCCAGTTTTCTGGATCTTCCAAAGGAACTGTTGGTGATGACTATGAAGTATCACCAGAAGTACTTTCATGTCTCAGATGAAAAGGGTGGTTTGCTGCCCTGCTTTATTACGATCAGCAATATGCCCGAAAGCCCTCAAATAAAAAGTGGTAACGAGAGGGTATTGAGGGCCCGCCTGGAAGACGCACGGTTTTTTTATGATGAGGATAAAAAGAAAAAACTGGATGATTTCGTCGATCCATTAAAGGGCGTTGTGTTCCAGAAAAAACTGGGGACACTATATGAAAAAATGGAAAGGATATGCGGCCTGGCTGAAACTTTGGCGAAGCAAACTGATTCAAAAAACAGCTTGGAAGAAGTCAAGAGAGCCGCTCGTTTGTGCAAGGCGGATTTGGTGACTCTGATGGTTTATGAATTTCCTGAATTGCAGGGAATAATGGGCGGGTATTATGCAGCCCATTCTGGTGAGACAGCTGCCGTGGCAACAGCGATCAAAGAACATTATCGTCCGGCTTTTTCCGGAGATGCTCCTCCTGACAGTGATTTGGGGGCGGTGGTCGCGGTGGCAGATAAACTCGATACTATCTTAGGTTGTATCGGTGTGGGTTTGATACCCAGTGGTTCTGAAGATCCCTATGCCCTGAGGCGGAACGCGTTAGGCATCATCCAGATTTTTCTGAATAGGGGTTGGCAGGTCTCTTTAGAAACTCTTATCGAAGATGGCTTGGGCTTGATGGAATCTAAACTGAAGCTTGAACCCGAGGCTATCAAAAAACATGTGATGGACTTGTTTTCTCAGAGATACAAATCTCAATTGAATGCTGAAGGGTTTCCACATGATGCGATTGATTGTGTGTTATCTACAGGATTGGATTCAATTGTTGATATTGAAGCAAAGGTCGCCGCCTTTTCTGACCTGAAGAAGCAGCCTTATTTTGAGCCATTGGCGATAGCTTTTCGTAGGGTGGTGAGTATCCTCAATGAAGATGCTGAGGGTGATGTGGACCCGGGATTGTTAAATGAGCCGGCTGAAAAAAAGTTATTTGAGGCTTTTTTGAAAATTCGACAACCGGTATTTCAGTATACTCAAAACAGGGATTTCCGCCAGGCATTGGAAAAAATTGCCGAAATAAAGCCTGCTGTGGATGAATTCTTCGATGAAGTAATGGTTATGGTTGAAGATGTTTCGTTACGCAATAACCGCTTGCACCTTCTGTATCAGATTTCCACTCTTTTTTCAGAGCTGGCTGATTTTTCTCGAATCATTTTGAAAAAAGGTTGAAAACTTTACTGCCATCAGATAGGCTAGCGCACTCCATTTATACATTGTTTAACCCATACTTTGAGAGGGTTTAAAGCTAGGTTTTTTATGGTGCAAAAGAAATATGTGTACTCCTTTGGTGATGAAAATACCGAAGGTAAGGCAGAGATGAGAAACCTCCTCGGAGGAAAAGGTGCCAACCTTGCCGAAATGGCTTCCCTGGGGATACAAGTCCCCCCGGGATTTACCATAAGCACAGAAGCCTGTGTTTACTATTTCCAACACAAAAATAAGTTTCCCGCTAAATTGTGGGATCAAATTCTTTCCCGTTTGGGAGATCTTGAAAAGTCGCTAGGCAAAAAGTTTGGGGATCCTG is a window encoding:
- a CDS encoding glycine--tRNA ligase subunit beta, which produces MPELFIEIGSEEIPAGYVQPALEYMGEELASFFGRNRIKAEAPQIMGTPRRLVVSVTGVDPLQEDSVDIFHGPNVSVAFDEKGEPTKAAIGFARGKGLDVSDLTRETTSKGEVVCARVEKKGRPTREHLNEFLPQFIGNIPFPKKMRWASKASPFARPLHWITALFDEKPLQFSFDGIESGDLSLGHRFLKPGQFKVSNLSSYIEQSANHFLMVDPELRKQKILEQVQNLAEKAGGLVENDPDLLDSVNFLVEYPVAIRGDFDSSFLDLPKELLVMTMKYHQKYFHVSDEKGGLLPCFITISNMPESPQIKSGNERVLRARLEDARFFYDEDKKKKLDDFVDPLKGVVFQKKLGTLYEKMERICGLAETLAKQTDSKNSLEEVKRAARLCKADLVTLMVYEFPELQGIMGGYYAAHSGETAAVATAIKEHYRPAFSGDAPPDSDLGAVVAVADKLDTILGCIGVGLIPSGSEDPYALRRNALGIIQIFLNRGWQVSLETLIEDGLGLMESKLKLEPEAIKKHVMDLFSQRYKSQLNAEGFPHDAIDCVLSTGLDSIVDIEAKVAAFSDLKKQPYFEPLAIAFRRVVSILNEDAEGDVDPGLLNEPAEKKLFEAFLKIRQPVFQYTQNRDFRQALEKIAEIKPAVDEFFDEVMVMVEDVSLRNNRLHLLYQISTLFSELADFSRIILKKG